A part of Xenopus tropicalis strain Nigerian chromosome 4, UCB_Xtro_10.0, whole genome shotgun sequence genomic DNA contains:
- the LOC116410447 gene encoding calpastatin-like, which translates to MSLYVFSSNIFLFISQKQNYKSNMILNRMKIIYIYLIKYMIIVGVIVQCIQPAFATPIKRVQVTEPPKQITVNASHLEEGNGHRTGNKFNYKVIIIEAVMMVAIALLGAVGWFLYYKLKTKETINNKPKGTEESQTKLLISKITWFTWFSAKCSLELLTLLYHKLRKKKPIYDEEKAIEKSQPKPSTTLSSKDKKKKTKKEKKNAPVNKSVVQPEDLSKEPEHVAPVSVISAEQEHEESASVSMPPIIPEVYKPAVESEKETCSKVKYKRITVLTWIEEITDDEDDEVSHTHQIKECQKEIPVALKPKMRQVTEPKKDPELPVATAKPKTIPDGLKRKTTEPKKDPELPVATAKPKTTPDGLKRQATEPKKDPQLAVSTAKPKDGLKASKKKTVKHEAPDIKPKPEKPTEDKLPVVPECQELPKPNCASQFLKDIMRNQLGTDKDQDPETVWKSILKGNGKVYEQKLESKAKISPKLSKELQEHFQKHRASKTSICTGVGSSDALLAHPQDIPGAYKTTLTRTYIGSRDKPIVPSEVLRQTIEDRQSRTQNQHEVIHVAKPQQQTE; encoded by the exons ATGTCTTTATATGTATTTTCTTctaatatttttctattcatttcaCAGAAACAAAATTATAAATCCAATATGATACTAAACAGAATGaagataatatacatatatttaatcaaGTACATGATTATTGTAGGAGTGATTGTACAGTGTATCCAACCAGCTTTCG CGACACCTATAAAAAGAGTGCAAGTAACTGAACCCCCCAAGCAAATTACTGTGAATGCCAGTCACTTGGAAGAGGGAAATGGACACCGTACAGGAAATAAATTCAATTATAAAGTAATTATTATTGAAGCAGTTATGATGGTAGCAATTGCATTGCTAGGAGCAGTTGGATG GTTTCTATATTACAAACTAAAGACAAAGGAGACAATCAACAATAAACCAAAGGGAACAGAGGAATCACAGACTAAGCTCTTAATATCTAAAATCACTTGGTTCACATGGTTCTCAGCAAAATGTTCCCTTGAACTGCTCACGCTTCTTTACCACAAACTAAGGAAAAAGAAGCCAATATATGATGAAGAAAAGGCCATAGAGAAATCTCAGCCTAAGCCATCTACCACTTTGAG tagtaaagacaagaagaaaaagacaaaaaaggagaagaaaaatgcTCCTGTGAATAAATCTGTGGTACAACCAGAAGATTTATCAAAGGAACCTGAACACGTGGCACCAGTCAGTGTTATATCTGCGGAACAGGAACACGAGGAATCAGCCAGTGTTTCTATGCCACCTATTATTCCAGAGGTTTACAAACCTGCTGTGGAAAGTGAGAAAGAAACTTGCTCCAAAGTTAAATATAAGAG GATAACAGTCTTGACGTGGATAGAAGAGATCacagatgatgaggatgatgaagTATCACATACTCATCAAATTAAAGAATGCCAAAAAGAGATTCCTGTGGCTCTTAAACCCAAAAT GAGGCAGGTAACGGAACCTAAGAAGGACCCAGAGTTACCTGTTGCTACTGCAAAGCCTAAAACCATTCCAGATGGTTTAAA GAGGAAGACAACGGAACCTAAGAAGGACCCAGAGTTGCCTGTTGCTACTGCTAAGCCTAAAACCACTCCAGATGGTTTAAA GAGGCAGGCAACGGAACCAAAGAAGGACCCACAGTTAGCTGTTTCTACTGCCAAGCCTAAAGATGGTTTAAA ggCAAGTAAGAAGAAAACTGTGAAACATGAAGCACCAGATATAAAACCTAAACCTGAGAAGCCAACTGAAGACAAACTGCCTGTTGTTCCTGAATGCCAGGAACTTCCTAAGCCTAATTG TGCGTCTCAGTTCTTAAAGGATATCATGAGAAATCAACTTGGAACAGATAAGGACCAAGATCCAGAGACTGTATGGAAAAGCATTTTGAAGGGCAATGGAAAAGTCTATGAGCAGAAGCTGGAATCCAAGGCCAAGATATCACCGAAGTTATCTAAAGAGTTGCAAGAACATTTCCAAAAACATCGTGCATCAAAGACTTCCATTTGCACTGGTGTAGGATCTTCTGATGCGCTGCTTGCACACCCGCAAGATATACCTGGGGCTTATAAAACTACACT AACCCGAACTTATATAGGATCAAGAGATAAGCCGATTGTACCGAGTGAAGTGCTTCGACAAACTATAGA GGATAGGCAATCCAGAACTCAGAATCAACATGAAGTAATTCATGTGGCAAAGCCTCAGCAACAGACAGAATAG